One Cupriavidus oxalaticus genomic region harbors:
- the boxA gene encoding benzoyl-CoA 2,3-epoxidase subunit BoxA: MDMAEIQVIKQHLIDPEICIRCNTCEATCPVGAITHDSRNYVVDADKCNLCMACISPCPTGSIDNWRAMPKLRAYSIEEQLTWDTLPEELSPEQLADLAPGADLQTVAPELPAASPLSGTAEEGFNSARYGATVPPWSAAHAYTNLYGAKSAHKTITATVTGNVRVTEVGREYDTHHIVLDFGATPFPVLEGQSIGIVPPGTDASRRPHHARQYSIASARNGERPGYNNLSLTIKRVLQDHDGNPVRGVGSNYMCDLKVGDKVEVIGPFGASFLMPNHPRSNIVMICTGTGSAPMRAMTEWRRRLRKAGKFDGGKLMLFFGARSKEELPYFGPLQNLPKDFIDINLAFSRTPGQPKRYVQDLMRERAADLAALLALPDTYFYVCGLKSMEEGVVLALRDVAQQAGLHWESLAEGLKREGRLHLETY; this comes from the coding sequence ATGGACATGGCCGAAATTCAAGTCATCAAGCAGCACCTGATCGATCCCGAGATCTGCATCCGCTGCAACACCTGCGAAGCCACCTGCCCGGTGGGCGCGATCACCCATGACTCGCGCAACTACGTGGTCGACGCCGACAAGTGCAACCTGTGCATGGCCTGCATTTCCCCGTGTCCGACCGGCTCGATCGACAACTGGCGCGCCATGCCGAAACTGCGCGCCTACAGCATCGAAGAGCAGCTGACCTGGGACACGCTGCCTGAAGAACTGTCGCCCGAGCAGCTGGCCGACCTGGCGCCCGGCGCCGACCTGCAGACCGTCGCGCCGGAGCTCCCCGCCGCATCGCCGCTGTCCGGCACCGCCGAGGAAGGCTTCAACAGCGCCCGCTACGGCGCCACCGTGCCACCGTGGTCCGCCGCGCATGCCTACACCAACCTCTATGGCGCCAAGTCCGCGCACAAGACCATCACCGCCACGGTGACCGGCAACGTGCGCGTGACCGAAGTCGGCCGCGAATACGACACGCACCACATCGTGCTGGATTTCGGCGCGACGCCGTTCCCGGTGCTCGAAGGGCAGTCGATCGGCATCGTGCCCCCGGGCACCGACGCCAGCCGCCGCCCGCACCACGCGCGCCAGTACTCCATCGCCAGCGCGCGCAACGGCGAGCGGCCGGGCTACAACAACCTGTCGCTGACCATCAAGCGCGTGCTGCAGGACCACGACGGCAATCCCGTGCGCGGTGTCGGCTCGAACTACATGTGCGACCTGAAGGTGGGCGACAAGGTGGAAGTGATCGGCCCGTTCGGCGCCAGCTTCCTGATGCCCAACCATCCGCGCTCGAACATTGTGATGATCTGCACGGGCACCGGCAGCGCGCCGATGCGGGCGATGACCGAATGGCGCCGGCGGCTGCGCAAGGCCGGCAAGTTCGATGGCGGCAAGCTGATGTTGTTCTTCGGCGCACGCAGCAAGGAAGAGCTGCCGTACTTCGGGCCGCTGCAGAACCTGCCCAAGGATTTCATCGACATCAACCTGGCGTTCTCGCGCACGCCGGGGCAGCCCAAGCGGTACGTGCAGGACCTGATGCGCGAACGCGCGGCCGATCTCGCAGCGCTGCTGGCTTTACCGGATACGTACTTCTATGTCTGCGGGCTGAAGAGCATGGAGGAGGGGGTGGTGCTGGCCTTGCGTGATGTGGCGCAGCAGGCGGGGCTGCATTGGGAGTCGCTGGCGGAAGGGCTGAAGCGAGAAGGGCGGTTGCATCTGGAGACGTACTAG
- the boxB gene encoding benzoyl-CoA 2,3-epoxidase subunit BoxB yields the protein MSGINYSDKIPNNVNLSEDRTLQRALEQWQPNYLSWWNDMGPEGSHTHDIYLRTAISVDPQGWAHFGHVKMPDYRWGIFLNPAEANRKIHFGDHKGEDAWQDIPGEYRANLRRIIVTQGDTEPASVEQQRHLGLTAPSMYDLRNLFQVNVEEGRHLWAMVYLLHKYFGRDGREEGEALLERRSGQQDNPRILQAFNEQTPDWLSFFMFTYFTDRDGKFQLCALAESAFDPLARTTKFMLTEEAHHMFVGESGVSRVIQRTCQVMNELKTDDPAKLRAAGVIDLPTIQRYLNFHYSVTIDLFGADESSNAATFYSTGLKGRYEEGKRMDDHVLKGQTYRILQAQNGQLTEKEVPMLNALNEVLRDDYIKDSMAGVERWNKVIEKAGIPFRLKVPHKAFHRNIGALAGVKVSPDGRVISDAEWRDFRDQWLPTEGDRAFVASLMGRVVEPGKFANWIAPPVMGINRQPVDFEYVRFN from the coding sequence ATGTCCGGCATCAACTACAGCGACAAGATCCCCAACAACGTCAACCTGAGCGAAGACCGCACCTTGCAGCGCGCGCTCGAGCAGTGGCAGCCCAACTACCTGAGCTGGTGGAACGACATGGGCCCGGAAGGCTCGCACACCCATGACATCTACCTGCGCACCGCGATCAGCGTCGATCCGCAGGGCTGGGCCCACTTCGGCCACGTCAAGATGCCGGACTACCGCTGGGGCATCTTCCTGAACCCGGCCGAGGCCAACCGCAAGATCCACTTCGGCGACCACAAGGGCGAAGACGCGTGGCAGGACATCCCCGGCGAATATCGCGCCAACCTGCGCCGCATCATCGTGACGCAGGGCGATACCGAGCCGGCCTCGGTTGAGCAGCAGCGCCACCTGGGCCTGACCGCGCCCAGCATGTACGACCTGCGCAACCTGTTCCAGGTGAACGTGGAAGAGGGTCGCCACCTGTGGGCCATGGTGTACCTGCTGCACAAGTACTTCGGCCGCGACGGCCGCGAAGAAGGCGAAGCGCTGCTGGAGCGCCGCAGCGGCCAGCAGGACAACCCACGCATCCTGCAGGCATTCAACGAACAGACGCCCGACTGGCTATCGTTCTTCATGTTCACCTACTTCACCGACCGCGACGGCAAGTTCCAGCTGTGCGCGCTGGCCGAGAGCGCCTTCGACCCGCTGGCACGCACCACCAAGTTCATGCTGACCGAGGAAGCGCACCACATGTTCGTCGGCGAGAGCGGCGTGTCGCGCGTGATCCAGCGCACCTGCCAGGTAATGAATGAGCTGAAGACCGACGATCCCGCCAAGCTGCGCGCCGCAGGGGTGATCGACCTGCCGACCATCCAGCGCTACCTGAACTTCCACTACAGCGTCACCATCGACCTGTTCGGCGCCGATGAGTCGAGCAACGCCGCCACCTTCTACAGCACCGGCCTGAAGGGCCGCTACGAAGAAGGCAAGCGCATGGACGACCACGTGCTCAAGGGCCAGACCTACCGCATCCTGCAGGCGCAGAACGGACAGCTGACCGAGAAGGAAGTGCCGATGCTCAACGCGCTCAACGAAGTGCTGCGCGACGACTACATCAAGGACAGCATGGCCGGCGTCGAGCGCTGGAACAAGGTGATCGAGAAGGCCGGCATCCCGTTCCGCCTGAAGGTGCCGCACAAGGCCTTCCACCGCAATATCGGCGCGCTGGCCGGCGTCAAGGTGTCGCCGGACGGCCGCGTGATCTCCGACGCCGAATGGCGCGATTTCCGCGACCAGTGGCTGCCCACCGAAGGCGATCGCGCCTTTGTCGCCAGCCTGATGGGCCGCGTGGTCGAGCCGGGCAAGTTCGCCAACTGGATCGCGCCGCCGGTCATGGGCATCAACCGCCAGCCGGTGGATTTCGAGTACGTGCGCTTCAACTAA
- the boxC gene encoding 2,3-epoxybenzoyl-CoA dihydrolase gives MTTAPRVEYQTTPAQYKHLKLKFEGPVATLAVDIDENAGLRPGYKLKLNSYDLGVDIELNDALNRIRFEHPEVRTVVVTSGKDKVFCSGANIFMLGVSSHAWKVNFCKFTNETRNGIEDSSQYSGLKFLAAVNGACAGGGYELALACDEILLVDDRSSAVSLPEVPLLGVLPGTGGLTRVTDKRHVRHDLADIFCTTTEGVRGQRAKDWRLVDDIAKPAVFAQKVQERALALAAQSDRPADAQGVALTPIERTIEADALRYTHVTVEIDRAGRTATFTVKAPTGAQPQDIEAIVAAGASWYPLQLARELEDAILSMRTNELDIGTWLIKTGGDAAAVLATDATLLAHKDHWFVRETIGLLRRTLSRLDVSSRSLFALIEPDSCFAGTFLELALACDRSYHLALPDDEARAPKITVAEVNFGLYPMATGQSRLGRRFYDEQPALDAVRAKAGQPLDADAAYALGLVTANPDDIDWTDEVRIALEERVAMSPDALTGMEANLRFNGQENMFTRIFGRLTAWQNWIFQRPNAVGDKGALKVYGKGDKAAFDWNRV, from the coding sequence GTGACCACCGCCCCCCGCGTCGAATACCAGACCACCCCCGCCCAGTACAAGCACCTGAAGCTGAAGTTCGAAGGCCCTGTCGCCACGCTGGCGGTGGATATCGACGAGAACGCCGGCCTGCGTCCCGGCTACAAGCTCAAGCTGAACAGCTACGACCTCGGCGTCGATATCGAGCTGAACGATGCGCTCAACCGCATCCGCTTCGAACACCCCGAAGTGCGCACCGTGGTCGTCACCAGCGGCAAGGACAAGGTGTTCTGCTCGGGCGCCAATATCTTCATGCTCGGCGTCAGCAGCCATGCGTGGAAGGTCAACTTCTGCAAGTTCACCAACGAGACCCGCAACGGCATCGAGGACTCGTCGCAATACAGCGGCCTGAAGTTCCTGGCCGCGGTCAACGGCGCCTGCGCCGGCGGCGGCTATGAGCTGGCGCTGGCCTGCGACGAGATCCTGCTGGTGGACGACCGCTCCTCCGCGGTGAGCCTGCCGGAAGTGCCGCTGCTGGGCGTGCTGCCGGGCACCGGCGGCCTGACCCGCGTGACCGACAAGCGCCATGTGCGCCACGACCTGGCCGATATCTTCTGCACCACCACCGAAGGCGTGCGCGGCCAGCGCGCCAAGGACTGGCGCCTGGTCGACGATATCGCCAAGCCGGCGGTGTTCGCGCAGAAGGTGCAGGAGCGCGCGCTGGCGCTGGCCGCGCAGAGCGACCGCCCGGCCGATGCGCAGGGCGTCGCGCTCACGCCGATCGAGCGGACCATCGAAGCCGATGCACTGCGCTACACGCATGTGACGGTCGAGATCGACCGCGCCGGCCGCACCGCCACCTTCACGGTGAAGGCGCCCACCGGTGCGCAGCCGCAGGATATTGAAGCGATTGTCGCCGCCGGCGCCAGCTGGTACCCGCTGCAACTGGCGCGCGAACTGGAAGACGCCATCCTGTCGATGCGCACCAACGAGCTGGACATCGGCACCTGGCTGATCAAGACCGGCGGCGACGCCGCCGCGGTGCTGGCCACCGACGCCACGCTGCTGGCGCACAAGGACCACTGGTTCGTGCGCGAGACCATCGGCCTGCTGCGCCGCACGCTGAGCCGCCTGGACGTGTCGTCGCGCAGCCTGTTCGCGCTGATCGAGCCGGACTCCTGCTTTGCCGGCACCTTCCTGGAACTGGCGCTGGCCTGCGACCGCAGCTACCACCTGGCGCTGCCCGACGACGAGGCGCGCGCGCCAAAGATCACCGTGGCGGAGGTCAACTTCGGCCTGTACCCGATGGCGACCGGCCAGAGCCGCCTGGGACGGCGCTTCTACGACGAACAGCCCGCGCTGGACGCGGTGCGCGCGAAGGCCGGCCAGCCGCTCGATGCCGATGCTGCCTACGCGCTCGGGCTGGTCACCGCCAACCCGGACGACATCGACTGGACCGACGAAGTGCGCATCGCGCTGGAAGAGCGCGTGGCGATGTCGCCCGATGCGCTCACCGGCATGGAAGCCAACCTGCGCTTCAACGGCCAGGAAAACATGTTCACCCGCATCTTCGGCCGCCTGACCGCGTGGCAGAACTGGATCTTCCAGCGCCCCAACGCCGTCGGCGACAAGGGCGCGCTCAAGGTCTACGGCAAGGGCGACAAGGCCGCCTTCGACTGGAACCGCGTCTGA
- a CDS encoding helix-turn-helix transcriptional regulator: MSSTILHESGLTRDAHLQDDSGVDAANGAEKNPFLVALGERVRDLRARRGLTRKAAAQAAGVSERHLANLEYGSGNASILVLQHIADALQCSLAGLLGDVTTSSPEWILLRELLEHRDEATLRRVRIAVGEMLGTGGENAVQAARSPRVALIGLRGAGKTTLGGMLAEDLDFPFVELSREIEKFAGCSIAEIQGLYGMNAYRRYERRAVEEAIQIYPEAVIATPGGLVSDPATFNLLLAHCTTVWLQADAQDHMERVRAQGDFRPMAASKEAMEDLRHILAGRAAFYSKAEFSLDTSAQPLEPTFAALRELVRTALQMPG, translated from the coding sequence ATGTCAAGCACTATATTGCATGAATCTGGGTTAACCCGGGATGCGCACCTGCAAGATGATTCAGGCGTGGACGCTGCCAACGGCGCGGAGAAGAACCCCTTCCTGGTCGCGCTGGGCGAGCGCGTGCGCGACCTGCGCGCGCGCCGCGGCCTGACGCGCAAGGCCGCGGCGCAGGCCGCCGGGGTGTCGGAACGGCACCTGGCCAACCTGGAATACGGCAGCGGCAACGCGTCGATCCTGGTGCTGCAGCACATTGCCGACGCGCTGCAGTGTTCGCTGGCCGGGCTGCTGGGCGACGTGACCACGTCTTCGCCGGAGTGGATCCTGCTGCGCGAGTTGCTGGAGCACCGCGACGAAGCCACGCTGCGGCGCGTGCGCATTGCCGTGGGCGAGATGCTCGGCACTGGCGGCGAGAATGCCGTGCAGGCGGCGCGCAGCCCGCGCGTGGCGCTGATCGGCCTGCGCGGCGCCGGCAAGACCACGCTGGGCGGCATGCTGGCCGAGGACCTGGATTTCCCGTTCGTCGAGCTGAGCCGCGAAATCGAGAAGTTCGCCGGCTGCAGCATTGCCGAGATCCAGGGGCTGTACGGCATGAACGCCTACCGCCGCTACGAGCGCCGGGCGGTGGAAGAGGCCATCCAGATCTATCCCGAAGCCGTCATCGCCACGCCTGGCGGCCTGGTGTCCGACCCCGCTACCTTCAACCTGCTGCTGGCCCACTGCACCACGGTCTGGCTGCAGGCCGATGCGCAAGACCATATGGAGCGGGTGCGGGCGCAGGGCGACTTCCGCCCGATGGCCGCGAGCAAGGAGGCGATGGAAGACCTGCGCCATATCCTGGCCGGCCGCGCCGCGTTCTATTCCAAGGCGGAGTTCTCGCTGGATACCAGCGCGCAGCCGCTGGAGCCAACCTTCGCGGCGCTGCGCGAACTGGTGCGCACGGCGTTGCAGATGCCGGGCTGA
- a CDS encoding DUF4863 family protein → MSPKQFREQIAQLTAQLAGRPLDAALDAWLNAEHGAGSATYQQLKASCEAGVAEGWLCDREGGGIRYGRIFKPADDLHGFSVDVVDMQDIAGPHHAHPNGEIDLIMPLDGNAQFDGRPAGWLVCPAGSAHRPTVSNGRALVLYLLPEGSIDFTRDFTRDSTR, encoded by the coding sequence CTGTCCCCAAAGCAGTTCCGCGAGCAGATTGCGCAACTTACCGCGCAGCTTGCCGGCCGGCCGCTCGATGCCGCGCTGGACGCCTGGCTCAATGCCGAGCACGGCGCCGGCAGCGCTACCTACCAACAACTGAAGGCGAGCTGCGAGGCCGGCGTGGCCGAAGGCTGGCTGTGCGACCGCGAAGGCGGCGGCATCCGCTACGGCCGCATCTTCAAGCCCGCCGACGACCTGCACGGGTTCTCGGTCGACGTGGTCGACATGCAGGACATTGCCGGTCCGCACCATGCGCATCCCAACGGCGAGATCGACCTGATCATGCCGCTGGACGGCAACGCGCAGTTCGACGGCCGCCCCGCCGGCTGGCTGGTCTGCCCGGCGGGCAGCGCACACCGCCCCACCGTCAGCAACGGCCGCGCGCTGGTGCTCTACCTGCTGCCGGAAGGCAGTATCGACTTCACCCGCGACTTCACCCGCGACTCCACCCGCTAA
- a CDS encoding 3,4-dehydroadipyl-CoA semialdehyde dehydrogenase: MTELLSNYLGGKWQAGSGAGTPLFDPVLGDELVRVDAAGLDLAAGFAFAREQGGAALRALTYRQRAALLADLVKVLQANRDAYYEIATANSGTVKNDSAVDIDGGIFTLGTYAKLCDTLGDRHYLPDGEAARLGKDPLFQSQHVLVPTRGVALFINAFNFPSWGLWEKAAPALLAGVPVIVKPATATAWLTQRMVRDVVEAGVLPAGALSVICGSSAGLLDQLQPFDVVSFTGSADTAAVIRSHPAIAQRSVRVNIEADSINSAVLLPQAGPDTAAFDLLVKEVVREMTVKSGQKCTAIRRVFVPEALYGQAAEAIGARLAKVTVGNPRNDAVRMGALVSRAQFDAVAAGLAALRRHAQVLHDGTQQPLVDADPAVACCIGPTLLGVTDADAAAAVHDTEVFGPVATLLPYRDTPHALALVRRGQGSLVASLYGSDPAALGAAAVELADSHGRVHVISPDVAQLHTGHGNVMPQSLHGGPGRAGGGEELGGLRALHFYHRRSAIQASAGVLGTLA, translated from the coding sequence ATGACCGAACTGCTTTCCAACTATCTCGGCGGCAAATGGCAGGCCGGCAGCGGTGCCGGCACGCCGCTGTTCGATCCCGTGCTGGGCGATGAACTGGTGCGGGTCGATGCGGCCGGCCTGGACCTCGCCGCCGGCTTTGCCTTCGCGCGCGAGCAGGGTGGCGCCGCGCTGCGCGCGCTGACCTATCGCCAGCGCGCCGCGCTGCTGGCCGACCTCGTCAAGGTGCTGCAGGCCAACCGCGATGCCTATTACGAGATCGCCACCGCGAACAGCGGCACCGTGAAGAACGATTCCGCGGTCGATATCGATGGCGGCATCTTTACGCTCGGCACGTATGCGAAGCTGTGCGATACGCTCGGCGATCGCCATTACCTGCCCGACGGCGAGGCCGCGCGGCTGGGCAAGGATCCGCTGTTCCAGTCGCAGCACGTGCTGGTGCCGACGCGCGGCGTGGCGCTATTTATCAATGCCTTCAACTTCCCGAGCTGGGGCCTGTGGGAAAAGGCCGCGCCCGCGCTGCTGGCCGGCGTGCCGGTGATCGTCAAACCCGCCACCGCCACGGCCTGGCTGACCCAGCGCATGGTGCGCGACGTGGTCGAGGCCGGCGTGCTGCCGGCGGGCGCGCTGTCGGTGATCTGCGGCAGCTCGGCAGGTTTGCTCGACCAGTTGCAGCCGTTCGATGTGGTGTCGTTCACCGGCTCGGCAGATACCGCGGCGGTGATCCGCTCGCATCCGGCCATCGCGCAGCGCTCGGTGCGCGTGAATATCGAGGCGGACAGCATCAACAGCGCGGTGCTGCTGCCGCAGGCGGGGCCGGATACCGCCGCGTTCGACCTGCTGGTGAAGGAAGTGGTGCGCGAGATGACGGTCAAGTCCGGGCAGAAGTGCACCGCGATCCGCCGCGTGTTCGTGCCCGAAGCGCTCTACGGGCAGGCCGCCGAAGCGATCGGCGCGCGCCTGGCAAAAGTCACCGTCGGCAATCCGCGCAACGATGCGGTGCGCATGGGCGCGCTGGTCAGCCGCGCACAGTTCGATGCGGTCGCCGCAGGGCTGGCGGCATTGCGCCGGCACGCGCAGGTGCTGCATGACGGCACGCAGCAACCACTGGTCGACGCCGATCCGGCCGTGGCCTGCTGCATCGGGCCGACGCTGCTCGGCGTCACCGATGCCGATGCGGCGGCGGCAGTGCATGACACCGAAGTCTTTGGCCCGGTCGCCACGCTTCTGCCCTATCGCGATACCCCACATGCGCTCGCGCTGGTGCGCCGCGGCCAGGGTTCACTGGTCGCCTCGCTCTACGGCAGCGATCCCGCTGCGCTCGGCGCGGCCGCGGTCGAGCTGGCCGACAGCCACGGCCGCGTGCATGTGATCTCTCCCGATGTCGCGCAGCTGCACACCGGCCACGGCAACGTGATGCCGCAATCGCTGCATGGCGGTCCCGGCCGCGCCGGCGGCGGCGAGGAACTGGGCGGCCTGCGCGCGCTGCATTTCTATCACCGCCGCAGCGCGATCCAGGCCAGCGCCGGGGTACTCGGCACGCTCGCCTGA
- a CDS encoding benzoate-CoA ligase family protein produces MTATTADVPVQPPGASFNFAAHLLACNAGRPDKIAYIDDDGRLTYGELAQQARRVAAALLGAGVRREERVLLLMHDCTDWPVSFLGAMYAGIVPVAVNTLLTADDYVYMLQHSRAQAVLVSAALLPVLQDALARPGHEVGKVFVSRAQGQLPEGMESLDTVLAAQTPLPVPAATSCDDPGFWLYSSGSTGRPKGVVHSHGNPYWTAALYAAPVLGLREDDICFSAAKLYFAYGLGNGLSFPLSVGATVVLMAERPTPEATFRRWLEHQPTVFFGAPTGYAGMLANPALPARAEVALRLCSSAGEALPAEIGQRFTAHFGCEIIDGIGSTEMLHIFLSNRPGQVRYGTTGWPVPGYAIELRDESGQPVADGEIGDLYIQGPSAAMMYWADRDKSRETFRGGWTKSGDKYLRNADGSYSYAGRSDDMLKVSGIYVSPFEVEATLVQHPAVLEAAVVGVPDQDGLVKTKAFVVLKAGAQLGDAELKAFVKERLAAYKYPRAIEFVDTLPKTATGKIQRFVLRERELKAAAERAVAMA; encoded by the coding sequence ATGACCGCCACCACCGCAGACGTCCCGGTGCAGCCGCCGGGCGCGTCCTTCAACTTTGCCGCGCACCTGCTGGCGTGCAATGCCGGGCGCCCGGACAAGATCGCTTATATCGATGACGATGGCCGGCTCACCTACGGCGAGCTGGCGCAGCAGGCGCGGCGCGTGGCCGCCGCGCTGCTCGGCGCCGGCGTGCGCCGCGAGGAACGCGTGCTGCTGCTGATGCACGACTGCACCGACTGGCCGGTGAGCTTCCTGGGCGCGATGTACGCCGGCATCGTGCCGGTGGCGGTCAACACGCTGCTGACCGCGGATGACTACGTCTACATGCTGCAGCACAGCCGCGCGCAGGCGGTGCTGGTGTCGGCGGCATTGCTGCCGGTGCTGCAGGACGCGCTGGCGCGGCCCGGGCATGAGGTGGGCAAGGTGTTCGTGTCGCGCGCGCAAGGGCAGTTGCCTGAGGGCATGGAATCGCTCGACACCGTGCTCGCCGCGCAAACCCCGCTGCCGGTGCCGGCCGCGACCAGTTGCGACGATCCGGGCTTCTGGCTGTATTCGTCAGGCTCGACCGGACGCCCCAAGGGCGTGGTGCACAGCCACGGCAACCCGTACTGGACCGCCGCGCTCTACGCCGCTCCGGTGCTAGGCCTGCGCGAGGACGACATCTGTTTCTCCGCGGCCAAGCTGTATTTCGCCTACGGGCTCGGCAATGGCCTGAGCTTTCCGTTGAGCGTCGGCGCAACGGTGGTGCTGATGGCCGAGCGGCCCACGCCCGAGGCCACCTTCCGCCGCTGGCTGGAACACCAACCCACGGTGTTCTTCGGCGCGCCCACGGGATACGCCGGCATGCTCGCCAATCCCGCACTGCCCGCGCGCGCGGAGGTGGCGCTGCGGCTGTGCTCGTCGGCCGGCGAAGCGCTGCCCGCCGAGATCGGCCAGCGTTTCACCGCGCATTTCGGCTGCGAGATCATCGACGGCATCGGCTCCACCGAGATGCTGCATATCTTTCTGTCCAACCGCCCCGGCCAGGTGCGCTACGGCACCACGGGCTGGCCGGTACCGGGCTATGCCATCGAGCTGCGCGACGAATCCGGCCAGCCCGTTGCCGACGGCGAGATCGGCGACCTCTATATCCAGGGCCCCAGCGCCGCGATGATGTACTGGGCCGACCGCGACAAATCGCGTGAGACCTTCCGCGGCGGCTGGACCAAGAGCGGCGACAAGTACCTGCGCAACGCGGACGGCAGCTACAGCTATGCCGGGCGCAGCGACGACATGCTCAAGGTCAGCGGCATCTACGTCTCGCCGTTCGAGGTCGAGGCCACGCTGGTGCAGCACCCCGCCGTGCTGGAGGCCGCGGTGGTCGGCGTGCCGGACCAGGATGGGCTGGTCAAGACCAAGGCCTTCGTGGTGCTGAAGGCCGGCGCGCAACTGGGCGACGCCGAGCTGAAGGCTTTCGTCAAGGAGCGGCTGGCCGCGTACAAATACCCGCGTGCGATCGAGTTCGTCGACACGCTGCCCAAGACCGCCACGGGCAAGATCCAGCGCTTCGTGCTGCGCGAGCGCGAACTGAAGGCCGCCGCAGAGCGCGCCGTCGCGATGGCCTGA
- a CDS encoding MFS transporter yields the protein MRQIDVHQLADEARFNRFHAQILFWCALIIIFDGYDLAVAGIALPSIMKEMGVTATSAGFMVSSALFGMMFGAIFLGTVADRIGRRRAIAICIALFSVFTAAAGFASDPVTFSITRFLAGLGIGGVMPNVVAQMTEYSPRRLRGTLVTLMFSGYSVGGMLAALLGKGLIESYGWQSVFLAAGLPVLLIPLVLRALPESMPYLIRTRQTATLQAVVARLVPSHRPQAGDVFTLPADDKSGSAPIRRLFQDGRGFSTAMFWVAFFMCLFMVYALSSWLTKLMAAAGYSLGSALTFVLVLNFGAMIGAVGGGWLADRLPIKHVLIGMYALAAISITLLGYPMPTAALFVVVGLAGASTIGTQIVTYAYAGQFYPMAVRGTGIGWASGVGRSGAILAPIVIGVLVGMSLPLQQNFMAIAIPAVIAVLAVSLIDHRRSASAQAEVERAAVGAAVKQA from the coding sequence ATGCGTCAGATCGATGTCCACCAGCTGGCCGACGAGGCCCGCTTCAACCGCTTCCATGCGCAGATCCTGTTCTGGTGCGCGCTGATCATCATCTTCGACGGCTATGACCTGGCGGTCGCGGGCATCGCGCTGCCGTCGATCATGAAGGAGATGGGCGTTACCGCGACCAGCGCGGGCTTCATGGTCAGCTCGGCCCTGTTCGGCATGATGTTCGGCGCGATCTTCCTCGGCACCGTGGCCGACCGCATCGGCCGCAGGCGCGCCATCGCCATCTGCATCGCGCTGTTCAGCGTGTTCACCGCGGCCGCGGGCTTTGCCAGCGATCCGGTCACGTTCAGCATCACGCGCTTCCTGGCGGGGCTGGGGATCGGCGGCGTGATGCCCAACGTGGTGGCGCAGATGACCGAGTACTCGCCGCGCAGGCTGCGCGGCACGCTGGTGACGCTGATGTTCAGCGGCTATTCGGTCGGCGGCATGCTGGCTGCGCTGCTGGGCAAGGGCCTGATCGAGAGCTACGGCTGGCAGTCGGTGTTCCTGGCCGCCGGGCTGCCGGTGCTGCTGATCCCGCTGGTGCTGCGCGCGCTGCCGGAATCGATGCCCTACCTGATCCGCACCAGGCAGACCGCCACGCTGCAGGCCGTGGTAGCGCGGCTGGTGCCGTCGCACCGGCCGCAGGCCGGCGACGTCTTCACGCTGCCCGCCGACGACAAGTCAGGCAGCGCCCCGATCCGCCGCCTGTTCCAGGATGGCCGCGGCTTCAGCACGGCCATGTTCTGGGTGGCGTTCTTCATGTGCCTGTTCATGGTGTACGCGCTCAGCTCGTGGCTGACCAAGCTGATGGCCGCCGCCGGCTACAGCCTGGGCTCGGCGCTGACCTTTGTGCTGGTGCTGAACTTCGGCGCGATGATCGGCGCCGTCGGCGGCGGCTGGCTGGCCGACCGCCTGCCGATCAAGCACGTGCTGATCGGCATGTACGCGCTGGCCGCGATCTCGATCACGCTGCTGGGCTACCCGATGCCGACCGCTGCGCTGTTCGTGGTGGTGGGACTGGCCGGTGCCTCGACCATCGGCACGCAGATCGTCACTTATGCCTATGCCGGCCAGTTCTACCCGATGGCGGTGCGCGGCACCGGCATCGGCTGGGCCTCGGGCGTGGGCCGCAGCGGCGCGATCCTGGCGCCGATCGTGATCGGCGTGCTGGTGGGAATGTCGCTGCCGCTGCAGCAGAACTTCATGGCGATCGCAATTCCGGCGGTGATCGCGGTGCTGGCGGTGTCGCTGATCGACCACCGCCGGTCGGCTTCGGCGCAGGCGGAGGTTGAGCGGGCGGCTGTGGGGGCTGCGGTGAAGCAGGCTTGA